From Clostridiales bacterium, the proteins below share one genomic window:
- the arcA gene encoding arginine deiminase, translated as MGRTFLNITSEIGKLKAVLLHRPGKEIENLVPEYLERLLFDDIPYLKIAQQEHDGFAKVLEENGAHVYYIEKLVEEVLGDDKLRADFIKAFLEESDIQSENIKNVLLDYLSSLSISELVSTLISGIRKKNLPEILQQKIPNTTDDKYMFYIDPIPNLYFTRDIGAAIGTGLTINKMKTKARKRETMFLRLVYDNHPIFKNTDTPVWYSREMPYSIEGGDELVLSSKAIAIGCSERTSIDAIRIVAKNVFKYGGFNKVLIFDIPKCRAFMHLDTVFTMVDVNKFTIHPGIEGPLNIYIVTPDGKGDIKIKSQTDTLEHILEHELDLDSVDLIRCGGGDPIVAAREQWNDGSNTLAIAPGRVITYERNYVSNELLSKHGIKVLTIASSELSRGRGGPRCMSMPLIRENV; from the coding sequence ATGGGCAGAACTTTTTTAAATATAACTTCAGAGATAGGCAAATTAAAAGCCGTGCTTTTGCATAGACCTGGGAAGGAAATTGAAAATCTCGTCCCGGAATATTTGGAGAGGCTGCTCTTTGATGACATACCATATCTTAAGATAGCGCAGCAGGAACATGACGGCTTTGCAAAAGTATTGGAAGAAAACGGTGCTCACGTTTATTATATAGAGAAATTAGTTGAAGAAGTGCTGGGTGACGATAAACTGCGGGCAGACTTCATAAAAGCTTTTTTGGAAGAGTCGGATATACAAAGCGAAAACATAAAGAATGTTCTTTTGGATTACTTATCTTCCCTTAGTATAAGTGAACTTGTTAGTACTTTGATCTCCGGCATAAGAAAGAAAAATTTACCGGAAATTTTGCAGCAAAAAATCCCAAATACCACAGATGATAAATATATGTTTTACATAGACCCCATACCAAACCTGTACTTTACGCGCGACATCGGAGCGGCTATTGGCACGGGACTTACGATAAATAAGATGAAAACTAAAGCCAGAAAAAGAGAAACGATGTTTTTAAGGCTTGTATACGATAATCATCCTATTTTTAAAAATACGGATACTCCTGTCTGGTATAGCCGGGAGATGCCGTATTCAATTGAAGGCGGAGATGAGCTTGTGCTAAGCAGCAAGGCCATTGCCATAGGCTGTAGCGAGCGCACAAGCATCGATGCAATAAGGATTGTGGCTAAGAATGTGTTTAAATACGGCGGGTTTAATAAAGTATTGATATTCGATATACCCAAATGCCGTGCGTTTATGCATCTTGATACCGTATTTACCATGGTTGATGTCAACAAGTTTACCATACACCCGGGTATAGAAGGTCCTCTTAATATTTATATAGTAACTCCCGATGGGAAGGGTGATATAAAAATCAAATCGCAAACAGATACATTAGAGCATATTCTCGAACATGAGCTTGATTTAGATAGCGTGGATCTCATAAGATGCGGTGGAGGCGATCCCATAGTTGCAGCGCGTGAGCAGTGGAATGACGGATCGAACACCCTTGCCATCGCACCCGGCAGAGTTATAACTTATGAAAGAAACTATGTGTCAAATGAACTCCTGTCAAAGCATGGAATAAAGGTGCTTACTATTGCAAGCTCTGAATTATCTAGGGGCCGAGGCGGACCAAGATGCATGAGCATGCCGCTTATAAGGGAAAATGTATAA
- a CDS encoding DUF3794 domain-containing protein, translating to MALELINDTLKFDQVIGEGQSQALVDKDMNVPDIKPDIAKILSVEGKANITGKEVEQDRIAVDGTVDFSILYSTSDEPQPIYSIAHSDNFSQYIEIPGAMPKMEADVKCNIEHIDFNRINGRKLNIQCVINMDGKVKDKVPVDIVKEVEGIQDIQLLRDTVAVDDVFGENAAQTVVRGSIQIPTTLPQADEVIKCRAMIHKREVSLEEGKVNVSGSVFVPVLFLSRADENVDIYKVDDDFVFTYTMEIPGITPDMTCNIDYSIDEINTEIKENEDNERRQIDIEGVIGINARVLQRKEYPVVVDMYAPSTRIEPEKVNIDYEIFYGKNTSEAMIKENLQVPKDSPGMEKVYDLVCNPIVTDCKVIDDKVIVEGVAGCDIIYLVRGEGKLVHSFSDEVPFKTSVVIPGCKTGMKSEVEVNVESMDCTILTKDEVEVKITLDCLVMLYEKLSKEFIIKAEELETGPPVHKPSITIYMVQPKDTLWNIAKKYCTTIEDIVKVNEIEDPDKITPGMKLIIPKKL from the coding sequence ATGGCGCTTGAACTTATTAATGATACGCTCAAATTCGATCAGGTAATCGGAGAAGGCCAAAGCCAGGCACTGGTTGATAAAGATATGAACGTTCCCGATATAAAGCCTGACATTGCAAAGATTTTATCAGTCGAAGGAAAGGCAAATATAACAGGCAAGGAAGTTGAACAGGACAGAATAGCGGTTGACGGCACGGTGGATTTTTCAATACTTTATTCTACAAGCGACGAGCCTCAGCCTATCTATTCAATAGCCCACAGCGATAATTTTTCGCAGTATATAGAAATACCAGGAGCAATGCCAAAGATGGAAGCTGATGTTAAATGCAATATTGAACATATTGACTTCAACAGGATAAACGGCAGAAAATTGAATATTCAATGCGTTATAAACATGGATGGAAAAGTTAAGGATAAAGTCCCGGTAGATATTGTAAAAGAGGTTGAGGGTATACAGGACATACAGCTTCTTAGAGATACCGTTGCTGTAGATGACGTTTTTGGTGAAAATGCTGCTCAAACTGTAGTAAGGGGTTCTATTCAGATTCCTACGACGCTGCCTCAGGCTGACGAGGTAATAAAGTGCAGAGCAATGATTCACAAAAGGGAAGTAAGCCTCGAGGAAGGGAAAGTGAATGTTTCTGGTTCTGTATTTGTACCTGTTTTATTCCTGTCAAGAGCAGATGAAAATGTGGACATATATAAGGTAGATGATGACTTCGTATTCACATATACTATGGAAATACCGGGTATAACGCCGGATATGACCTGTAATATAGACTACAGCATAGATGAAATAAATACCGAGATAAAAGAGAATGAAGATAATGAAAGAAGACAGATAGATATCGAGGGAGTTATAGGGATAAACGCGAGGGTACTGCAGAGGAAAGAATACCCTGTAGTTGTGGATATGTATGCACCGTCTACAAGGATAGAACCTGAGAAAGTAAACATAGATTACGAAATCTTCTATGGGAAGAATACATCAGAGGCCATGATAAAGGAAAATCTTCAAGTACCAAAGGATTCTCCGGGAATGGAAAAAGTATATGATCTTGTATGCAATCCGATAGTTACCGATTGTAAAGTTATAGATGATAAGGTCATAGTTGAAGGAGTAGCGGGTTGCGATATCATTTATCTCGTGCGTGGAGAAGGGAAACTTGTTCATAGTTTTTCAGATGAAGTGCCCTTTAAAACGTCCGTGGTGATACCCGGCTGCAAGACAGGTATGAAATCTGAAGTCGAGGTAAATGTAGAAAGCATGGACTGCACGATACTTACAAAAGACGAAGTTGAAGTAAAAATAACCCTTGACTGCCTTGTCATGTTATATGAGAAGTTAAGCAAGGAATTTATTATAAAGGCCGAAGAGCTCGAGACCGGGCCTCCTGTGCATAAACCAAGCATAACGATATATATGGTGCAGCCAAAGGATACGCTGTGGAATATAGCAAAGAAATATTGTACGACTATTGAAGATATAGTGAAAGTGAATGAAATAGAAGATCCGGACAAGATAACGCCGGGCATGAAACTAATAATCCCCAAAAAATTATAA
- a CDS encoding J domain-containing protein, whose product MDIDRLKRKLRGLKKVEKRIRFGYGDNALSGEFVWDEYFSTKSGGDERVKYPLWLMSKLDRQKIKEIIEEYFYAVYFRKYKESGLEFSDIYDPNVLSAFGLAPGASIDDIKKKFRELAKKYHPDRGGDNEKMIEILDIYHKLLGSDR is encoded by the coding sequence ATGGATATTGACCGGTTAAAACGTAAATTGCGCGGATTGAAAAAAGTCGAAAAAAGAATACGATTTGGATATGGAGATAATGCATTGTCCGGAGAATTTGTCTGGGATGAATATTTTTCAACTAAATCCGGAGGCGATGAGCGGGTTAAATATCCATTATGGCTGATGTCCAAATTGGACAGACAAAAAATAAAGGAAATAATCGAAGAGTATTTTTATGCAGTTTATTTCCGCAAGTACAAAGAAAGCGGCTTAGAGTTTAGCGATATCTACGACCCGAATGTATTGTCCGCTTTTGGTCTTGCTCCCGGAGCCTCAATTGACGATATTAAAAAGAAGTTCAGGGAGCTGGCTAAAAAGTACCACCCGGATCGCGGAGGGGATAATGAAAAAATGATAGAGATACTCGATATATATCACAAGTTGCTGGGCAGCGACAGATAG
- a CDS encoding DUF4362 domain-containing protein: protein MRRKLMLISAYLMFVYICIFASGCTADKIGKSADSSEVKDYKLLKDYETKKLPEKYTPELACKNGDVVASSKIGTINTEKFIKFIDNVNKGNKDRIRITSFTIEGGAIIQDIIYNGENIVLIQDTTRDGFGPREVRQYKVSKIQHEGNYYYAVVNSEKLSLLSM, encoded by the coding sequence ATGAGGAGAAAACTGATGCTAATATCAGCATATCTTATGTTTGTATATATTTGTATTTTTGCCTCAGGCTGCACAGCAGATAAGATCGGCAAATCTGCGGATTCCAGTGAAGTAAAGGATTATAAACTCTTAAAGGACTATGAAACTAAAAAATTGCCTGAAAAATATACGCCTGAATTAGCGTGTAAAAACGGAGATGTAGTAGCGAGTTCAAAAATCGGAACAATAAACACAGAAAAATTTATAAAATTTATTGATAATGTCAATAAGGGAAACAAAGATAGAATCAGAATAACTTCTTTTACAATCGAAGGCGGCGCAATAATACAGGATATAATTTATAATGGCGAAAATATAGTGCTGATTCAAGATACAACCCGTGATGGCTTTGGACCAAGGGAAGTAAGACAATATAAAGTTTCCAAGATTCAACACGAGGGGAATTATTATTATGCTGTTGTAAATAGTGAAAAACTAAGCTTATTATCGATGTGA
- the argF gene encoding ornithine carbamoyltransferase, with translation MPVNMRGKSLLTIEQLSNEEFEYLLDLADDLKHKKRSGVRGKLLEGKNIALIFEKASTRTRCSFVTACYDEGAHPEYLGKGDIQLGKKETVKDTARVLGRMFDGIEFRGFKQSTVEELAEFAGVPVWNGLTDYAHPTQILADFMTIREKFGRKLKGRKLVFIGDGRNNMANSLMMGCAKMGMAYVNCAPRELLPSGGLIERAKTLAAENGGTIEFISNPLQAVKGADVLYTDVWVSMGEEDKMAERIALLKPYKVTMDMVKATGNENVIFEHCLPSFHNLDTEVSSKNPEICEVDEDVFESKYSVVFDEAENRMHTIKAVMVATLA, from the coding sequence ATGCCTGTAAACATGAGGGGGAAGTCGCTTCTAACTATTGAACAATTATCGAATGAAGAGTTCGAATATCTTTTAGATCTTGCGGATGATCTTAAACATAAAAAAAGATCCGGTGTCAGGGGGAAACTTCTTGAAGGCAAAAATATTGCTTTGATTTTTGAAAAGGCATCTACAAGGACGAGATGCTCGTTTGTGACGGCATGCTATGATGAAGGTGCTCACCCCGAATATCTTGGGAAAGGCGACATACAGCTTGGCAAAAAGGAAACTGTGAAGGATACTGCAAGGGTGCTTGGCAGAATGTTTGACGGAATTGAATTCAGGGGTTTTAAGCAGTCTACTGTTGAGGAGCTTGCTGAGTTTGCAGGAGTGCCTGTGTGGAACGGGCTTACCGATTATGCTCATCCGACGCAGATACTTGCGGATTTTATGACTATAAGGGAAAAGTTTGGAAGGAAATTAAAGGGGCGAAAGCTGGTATTTATAGGTGATGGAAGAAACAATATGGCAAATTCTCTTATGATGGGGTGCGCAAAAATGGGTATGGCATATGTAAATTGCGCGCCGAGAGAGTTGCTTCCGTCCGGTGGGCTGATTGAGAGAGCAAAGACGCTTGCCGCAGAAAATGGCGGCACTATCGAATTTATAAGCAATCCTCTGCAGGCTGTGAAAGGCGCCGATGTGCTCTATACGGACGTATGGGTTTCCATGGGAGAAGAGGATAAGATGGCAGAGAGGATAGCGCTTTTAAAACCCTATAAGGTTACGATGGATATGGTTAAGGCTACGGGAAACGAAAATGTGATATTTGAACATTGTCTGCCTTCGTTTCATAACCTGGATACGGAAGTGTCATCGAAGAATCCTGAAATATGTGAAGTCGATGAAGATGTATTTGAGAGCAAGTACTCCGTAGTATTTGACGAAGCGGAAAACAGGATGCATACTATCAAGGCCGTTATGGTGGCGACGCTTGCCTGA
- the cphA gene encoding cyanophycin synthetase, whose amino-acid sequence MMQILSTQVYRGRNIYSHKAVIKMAVDLCEYYDTPTNKINGFNQKLLSYLPGLKKHACSTGYEGGFLERLLNEGTYLAHVAEHSIIELQNMLGFDVKYGKARVTDDKRIYDVIYQYEIEKIGILCGEMVIDMFNSLINGVEFPFNEKYIDLEESIVKYSLGPSTKAIYKEALRRGIPVNRIGDDSILQLGYGKYQKRLEATLTEKTSCVSVDVACDKELTKKILKDACLPIADGRTVYNIEEAIDAAQMIGYPVVVKPKDGNQGKGVSINLKCEDQLKEAFTIARKYSSEIIVERHIAGKDYRVLVIGDNVVAVSQRIPPYVIGDGASTIRELVEKENKNPKRGLDHEKQLTKIIIDDISNLTLKKMGMSQDTVLESGRKVFLRENANLSTGGTAKDCTDIIHPFNMEIAVKAARIIGLDVAGVDITTPDISKPITQNGGVVIEVNAAPGIRMHHYPTEGKPRNVAKAIVDLIYPPGSRFSIPIVSVTGTNGKTTTTRMIGHILTLYGYCVGMTTTGGIYINNTCILKGDTTGPLSAKIVLSDKNVEAAVLETARGGIIRSGLGYDVADVGIITNISDDHLFIDGVKSLEDLAFVKSLVVEAVKGDGYAVLNADDRMTPYIAGRVKANIIYFSRNKSNIILKKHIMEGKTGVYIDNGIICIAKGDELFPVINIMDIPSTMEGRIAYNIENSLAAVAGSYGLGIPVDSIAMGLKTFYLNEIQNPGRFNIFNIENYRVLVDYGHNIAGYEGVLSAAKKLGASRIVGVIGVPGDRSDENAIKIGRIAGKSLDYIYIKEDKDLRGRSPGEIAKLLELGAFSAGKSRDSINIILSEKKALETAMRNAKPGDLIIIFYEKFDDVMSVIKKYSAGIKADESIYRMEL is encoded by the coding sequence ATGATGCAAATTTTATCAACGCAGGTCTATAGGGGAAGAAATATCTATAGCCATAAAGCGGTAATAAAAATGGCGGTAGACCTGTGTGAGTATTATGATACACCAACGAATAAAATAAACGGGTTCAATCAAAAATTGCTTTCATATTTGCCGGGACTTAAAAAACATGCATGTTCGACAGGATATGAAGGCGGATTTTTAGAAAGGCTGTTAAATGAGGGTACCTACCTTGCGCACGTAGCTGAACATTCCATCATAGAGCTTCAGAATATGCTCGGTTTTGATGTAAAATATGGGAAAGCCCGTGTGACCGACGATAAAAGGATATACGACGTCATATACCAGTATGAAATTGAAAAGATAGGGATACTCTGCGGCGAAATGGTAATAGACATGTTTAACTCCCTTATAAACGGCGTGGAATTTCCATTTAATGAAAAATATATTGATCTTGAGGAAAGCATCGTAAAATATTCTTTGGGACCAAGTACGAAAGCAATATATAAAGAAGCCTTAAGAAGGGGTATACCCGTAAACAGGATAGGTGATGACAGCATACTACAGCTTGGGTATGGAAAGTATCAGAAAAGGCTTGAGGCGACGCTGACCGAAAAAACGAGCTGTGTTTCGGTTGATGTCGCATGTGACAAGGAACTTACAAAGAAAATATTAAAAGATGCCTGCCTTCCTATAGCTGATGGAAGAACGGTATATAATATTGAAGAAGCCATAGATGCTGCACAGATGATAGGTTATCCTGTTGTTGTAAAGCCAAAGGATGGCAACCAGGGCAAGGGTGTATCGATCAATTTAAAATGTGAAGATCAGTTAAAGGAAGCATTTACTATTGCACGCAAATACAGCAGCGAAATAATTGTCGAGAGGCATATAGCTGGGAAAGATTACCGTGTGCTGGTAATAGGTGATAATGTCGTGGCGGTATCCCAGAGAATCCCTCCATATGTGATAGGCGACGGTGCATCCACTATCAGGGAACTTGTAGAAAAGGAAAATAAAAATCCCAAAAGGGGACTGGACCACGAAAAGCAGCTTACCAAAATTATCATTGATGATATAAGCAATTTAACATTAAAGAAGATGGGTATGTCGCAGGATACGGTATTGGAAAGCGGGAGGAAGGTATTTCTAAGGGAAAATGCGAACCTTTCAACAGGTGGAACTGCAAAAGACTGTACCGATATCATCCATCCTTTCAATATGGAAATCGCAGTAAAAGCCGCAAGGATTATAGGGCTTGACGTTGCAGGCGTTGATATTACAACGCCGGATATAAGCAAACCGATAACTCAAAATGGCGGGGTCGTCATAGAAGTAAATGCTGCTCCAGGAATAAGGATGCACCATTATCCCACGGAAGGAAAGCCCCGAAATGTTGCAAAAGCAATAGTGGATTTGATTTATCCTCCGGGTTCAAGATTTTCAATACCGATAGTTTCTGTTACAGGTACAAATGGTAAGACGACCACGACGAGGATGATAGGCCATATACTTACACTTTATGGATATTGTGTCGGTATGACCACGACGGGCGGAATATATATAAACAACACGTGTATATTGAAAGGTGACACGACAGGGCCGCTAAGCGCCAAGATCGTATTAAGCGATAAAAACGTTGAAGCTGCCGTATTGGAGACTGCAAGAGGCGGGATTATAAGGTCAGGTCTCGGTTATGATGTTGCCGATGTAGGGATAATTACAAATATATCCGATGACCATTTGTTTATAGATGGCGTAAAAAGCTTGGAGGATCTGGCATTCGTTAAGTCTTTAGTGGTTGAAGCGGTTAAGGGCGATGGCTATGCCGTGCTTAATGCCGATGACCGTATGACTCCTTACATTGCAGGCCGCGTAAAGGCAAATATAATATACTTTTCGAGAAACAAATCCAACATTATATTAAAAAAACATATAATGGAGGGCAAAACGGGAGTTTATATAGATAACGGCATTATTTGCATTGCAAAAGGAGATGAACTGTTCCCGGTTATTAATATAATGGATATACCGTCTACTATGGAGGGAAGGATTGCATATAACATCGAAAACAGCTTAGCGGCTGTTGCAGGAAGCTATGGGCTGGGTATTCCCGTCGATTCAATCGCCATGGGGCTTAAGACATTTTATTTGAATGAAATACAAAATCCAGGCAGATTCAATATCTTCAATATAGAAAATTATAGAGTACTGGTGGATTATGGCCACAATATAGCAGGATACGAAGGCGTGCTTTCGGCTGCCAAAAAACTTGGCGCTTCAAGGATTGTGGGAGTTATCGGCGTACCGGGGGATCGGAGCGATGAAAATGCGATCAAAATAGGCAGGATTGCCGGGAAGAGTCTCGATTATATATATATAAAAGAGGACAAAGATCTGCGTGGGAGAAGCCCGGGAGAAATAGCAAAACTGCTGGAACTTGGCGCATTTTCAGCAGGCAAGTCAAGAGATTCCATCAATATAATACTTTCTGAAAAGAAAGCTCTTGAGACTGCCATGCGGAATGCAAAGCCAGGGGATTTGATAATAATTTTTTATGAAAAGTTTGATGATGTAATGAGCGTGATTAAAAAATATTCGGCAGGCATAAAGGCCGATGAGAGTATATACAGGATGGAGTTATGA
- the ispE gene encoding 4-(cytidine 5'-diphospho)-2-C-methyl-D-erythritol kinase, producing MDYKAYAKVNLSIDVIGERADGYHEVRMIMQSINLYDVLKFDKIDDGIKIFCMNPYVPRDEKNTVYKALDLLKEKYSIPWGMEVEIKKSIPVAAGLAGGSSDAASAIVAANDIWNLNMDHKDMMEAAKAVGADVPFCIKGGTALAEGIGEKITRLASIEGIYMVVAKPAVSVSTKDIYRNLKLDEIVARPDIDKIVQNIQAGNVKYIANHMVNVLETVTVRRYPVIGEIKGIIMQSGALGSLMSGSGPAVFGIFENHGYAEKCYDRLRDYLKEVYVVRTIGPKLR from the coding sequence GTGGATTATAAAGCTTATGCAAAGGTGAATCTTTCAATAGATGTTATCGGAGAAAGAGCCGATGGATATCATGAAGTCAGAATGATAATGCAGTCTATAAACCTGTATGATGTGTTAAAGTTTGATAAAATTGATGATGGCATAAAAATATTTTGCATGAATCCATATGTTCCCCGTGATGAGAAGAATACAGTCTACAAAGCTCTTGATTTGCTCAAAGAGAAGTATAGCATCCCCTGGGGAATGGAAGTTGAAATAAAGAAGAGCATACCGGTTGCAGCAGGACTTGCAGGAGGAAGCTCGGATGCTGCCTCTGCAATAGTCGCTGCAAACGATATATGGAACTTGAATATGGATCATAAAGATATGATGGAGGCGGCAAAAGCCGTAGGAGCGGATGTTCCCTTTTGTATAAAGGGAGGGACTGCTCTAGCTGAAGGCATTGGTGAGAAAATAACGCGGCTTGCGTCCATTGAAGGCATATATATGGTAGTTGCAAAACCTGCTGTGTCCGTATCGACAAAGGATATATATCGAAATTTAAAACTTGACGAAATCGTTGCAAGGCCTGATATTGATAAGATAGTGCAAAATATACAGGCCGGAAATGTTAAATATATAGCCAATCATATGGTAAATGTTCTTGAAACGGTGACTGTCAGGAGGTATCCTGTAATAGGTGAAATCAAGGGTATAATCATGCAATCGGGAGCTCTCGGAAGCCTCATGAGCGGAAGCGGTCCCGCTGTATTTGGCATATTTGAGAATCATGGATACGCGGAAAAATGCTATGATAGGCTCAGAGATTATTTAAAAGAAGTTTATGTTGTCAGAACCATAGGTCCCAAACTTCGTTAG
- a CDS encoding Veg family protein, translating to MKSKEILNAIKREIDSHVGEKVMLRANGGRKKIFVKEGILEKTYPNIFVVRVEGNSNDIRTISYSYSDILTETVQLIFSKSKENVAYN from the coding sequence ATGAAGAGTAAAGAAATACTAAACGCCATCAAAAGGGAAATTGACAGCCATGTTGGAGAAAAGGTTATGTTAAGGGCAAACGGGGGAAGAAAAAAGATTTTTGTCAAGGAAGGCATCCTTGAGAAAACCTACCCGAATATTTTTGTAGTGAGAGTTGAAGGAAACTCCAATGATATAAGAACGATATCTTACAGCTATTCAGATATATTGACAGAAACAGTTCAATTGATATTTTCAAAAAGTAAAGAAAATGTTGCATATAATTAA
- a CDS encoding N-acetylmuramoyl-L-alanine amidase codes for MHTDRDIWINIFDEQNEKMARLQLCDAVKRVVTCELPDIFEMEAVKALAVAVRTTIVKRLKMFDGVGCEKYPGADISTGMNGYGEIANIELIRKNVGKRFDEFYNIACTASDITSGTIITCGGRPITADYHLTCGGGTENSEDVLGNRVMYFRKVLCKYCSNSPYWESTVDIPVKEIEDKLNVKIFKSSSISGPESEGIVDRIDRDETGRIRSIRIGGRFFTGKQIKDILGLNSSRFGWDPVAIRFNVRGSGEGLGMCLYGANSMAQQGKSYIDILKYYYTNIDIGNIDIADDAMPLKGKAFVIDAGHGGEQGDDEIGPSGLREKDVNLYIVKKLGEYLAKSGAQIIYTRVQDDAVPLPERVGIVNSNRPNFLISIHQNFFFASGVSGTEVYYYRGDAEGEKLSKFILDNIVKALGTRNRGCKTADMYILRESKVSSVVVECMHISNPEEESRLKDDKVKDETAKAIYRGIMDYYGI; via the coding sequence ATGCACACGGATCGTGATATCTGGATTAACATATTTGATGAACAAAATGAAAAAATGGCAAGATTACAATTATGCGATGCAGTAAAAAGAGTAGTAACCTGCGAGCTTCCGGATATTTTTGAAATGGAAGCGGTAAAAGCGTTAGCAGTAGCCGTAAGAACGACGATAGTAAAAAGGCTTAAGATGTTCGACGGCGTAGGCTGCGAAAAATACCCGGGAGCGGATATATCCACAGGAATGAATGGCTATGGAGAGATAGCAAATATTGAACTTATAAGGAAAAATGTCGGGAAAAGGTTCGATGAATTTTACAATATAGCATGTACTGCTTCCGATATAACGTCGGGCACTATCATAACATGCGGCGGAAGACCTATTACGGCGGATTACCATTTGACGTGCGGTGGCGGTACGGAAAATTCGGAGGATGTGCTCGGAAACAGGGTCATGTATTTCAGAAAAGTATTATGTAAATATTGTTCGAATTCTCCATACTGGGAAAGTACAGTAGATATACCGGTTAAAGAAATAGAAGATAAACTAAATGTAAAAATATTTAAAAGCAGCAGCATATCGGGACCGGAATCGGAAGGGATAGTAGACAGGATTGACAGGGATGAGACCGGAAGGATAAGAAGCATCAGAATAGGCGGAAGATTTTTTACTGGAAAACAAATAAAAGATATACTTGGCTTAAATTCATCGAGGTTCGGCTGGGATCCCGTGGCGATAAGGTTTAATGTAAGAGGCAGCGGCGAAGGCCTTGGAATGTGCCTGTACGGGGCTAATTCCATGGCTCAGCAGGGGAAAAGCTATATCGATATACTTAAATACTATTATACCAATATAGACATCGGAAATATCGATATTGCGGACGATGCGATGCCCCTTAAAGGGAAGGCGTTCGTGATTGATGCCGGCCACGGGGGAGAACAGGGCGATGATGAAATAGGTCCTTCCGGTTTGAGAGAAAAGGACGTGAATTTGTATATAGTAAAAAAACTGGGTGAGTATCTTGCAAAAAGCGGTGCCCAAATAATATATACAAGGGTGCAGGATGATGCTGTGCCTCTTCCGGAAAGAGTAGGAATCGTAAACAGCAACAGACCTAATTTTTTGATAAGTATACACCAGAATTTCTTTTTTGCTTCTGGAGTATCGGGTACGGAAGTTTATTATTACAGGGGAGATGCCGAGGGAGAAAAATTAAGCAAATTTATACTTGATAACATAGTAAAAGCATTGGGAACAAGAAACAGGGGATGTAAAACCGCAGATATGTATATACTGAGAGAATCGAAGGTGAGCTCAGTTGTAGTAGAATGCATGCATATAAGCAATCCGGAGGAAGAGAGCAGGTTAAAGGACGATAAGGTTAAGGACGAAACAGCGAAGGCAATTTACAGGGGTATAATGGATTACTACGGTATATAA
- a CDS encoding cyanophycinase, whose protein sequence is MEYATKGNIIIIGGAEDKEGKCEILNKVVEMSGCENSKIVVLTTATEHPKEVGETYKKIFRKLGVSNIDIVNISSREDASNDEYVKSIKDATCIFFTGGDQLRITSLLGGTKAYRALHEAYRNGSLIVGTSAGASAMSADMIVTGENDDAPKYCTLKMAPGLGMLNGTIIDQHFAQRGRIGRLLVAVAQNPNMLGVGIDEDTAIIVSGKIFNVIGSKSVTVVDGMYISHTNVSELMPEEPIALTDIKLHILPKGYGFDLISRRPIIM, encoded by the coding sequence ATGGAATATGCTACGAAAGGAAACATTATCATAATCGGAGGAGCAGAAGATAAAGAAGGAAAATGTGAAATACTGAATAAAGTCGTTGAAATGTCGGGATGCGAAAACTCAAAAATTGTGGTATTGACTACGGCGACAGAGCACCCGAAGGAAGTCGGAGAGACATATAAAAAGATCTTTAGAAAATTAGGGGTCAGTAATATCGATATTGTTAATATAAGTTCGAGAGAAGATGCTTCAAATGATGAATATGTTAAATCCATAAAGGATGCGACGTGCATTTTTTTTACGGGTGGCGACCAGCTCAGGATAACCAGCCTGCTTGGAGGTACAAAGGCCTACAGGGCTTTGCACGAAGCGTATAGGAACGGTTCGCTGATTGTTGGAACGAGCGCCGGAGCCTCGGCAATGAGCGCAGATATGATTGTTACCGGTGAAAACGACGACGCTCCGAAATACTGTACGCTAAAGATGGCGCCTGGACTTGGCATGTTGAATGGAACCATAATCGATCAACATTTTGCACAAAGGGGCAGAATAGGCAGGCTCCTTGTGGCTGTAGCGCAAAACCCCAATATGCTGGGGGTTGGAATCGATGAGGATACGGCCATAATTGTAAGCGGTAAAATTTTCAATGTAATAGGGTCAAAGAGCGTGACAGTCGTAGATGGCATGTATATTTCGCATACAAATGTTTCAGAGCTCATGCCTGAAGAGCCTATTGCTTTAACGGATATAAAACTCCATATACTTCCAAAGGGATATGGATTTGATTTAATAAGTAGAAGACCCATTATTATGTAA